The following proteins are co-located in the Podarcis raffonei isolate rPodRaf1 chromosome 5, rPodRaf1.pri, whole genome shotgun sequence genome:
- the HABP2 gene encoding hyaluronan-binding protein 2 — translation MVNSFVSLSILPFIVFVGRATICLSYILSFDQQAGAAESYYYEYIDEDAQPMQDNTRYGLPAIHPDWFHEYVSYEENPCLEMPCQNNGVCERKRNRYTCRCPEPYEGSKCENVKNTCERINCNRGDCLISLRAPHYRCHCKHPYKAPFCDKAQSSCRPNPCKNGGICQRHRIRSKFSCKCPEPFKGRLCEIGPDDCFEENGISYRGNVSQTILHKTCLHWNSHRLLEWNYNAFIEDAASYGLGDHNFCRNPDGDEKPWCFVSVNNKLKWDFCDVSACSKTAQSSGNTVTKNSAAASRPNTCGRPETERPLKRIYGGAKSTPGKHPWQASVQRKVSRGIFFPKGHFCGGVLIEPCWVLTAAHCVLTDAHTLEVVLGKKDLLRKEHYEQKFDVEKIIIHGHYEEIEDVPYNDIALLKLKPIDGHCAVETRYVKRVCLPDSAFPDDTECYISGWGETETGESSHQLLDARVKLISQVRCNARSAHNNRLDESMLCAGNLQRTSADTCQGDSGGPLTCMKNGSYYVYGIVSWGEHCGLRQKPGVYTHVIRFLNWIRTKIQRESSFDI, via the exons CTTTCTTATATCCTGTCATTTGACCAGCAAGCTG GTGCAGCTGAAAGCTATTACTATGAATACATCGATGAAGATGCACAGCCAATGCAGGATAATACCAGATATGGCCTCCCTGCTATACATCCTGACTGGTTTCATGAATACGTCAGTTATGAAG AAAACCcatgcctggagatgccatgccAGAATAATGGTGTAtgtgaaaggaaaagaaacaggtATACATGTCGCTGCCCCGAGCCATATGAAGGGTCTAAGTGTGAGAATG TGAAAAACACATGTGAAAGGATCAACTGCAATAGAGGAGATTGCCTTATAAGCTTAAGAGCTCCTCATTATAGATGCCATTGCAAACACCCCTACAAAGCACCGTTCTGTGACAAAG CACAGTCATCTTGCCGACCAAATCCTTGCAAAAATGGGGGCATCTGTCAACGGCATCGGATAAGGTCCAAATTCAGCTGCAAGTGTCCTGAGCCATTCAAAGGAAGGCTTTGCGAAATAG GACCTGATGACTGTTTTGAAGAAAATGGTATTTCATACAGAGGAAATGTCAGTCAAACAATTCTCCATAAGACCTGTCTTCACTGGAATTCTCACCGTCTCCTGGAGTGGAATTATAATGCATTTATTGAAGATGCTGCCTCTTATGGCCTTGGTGACCATAACTTCTGCAG GAACCCAGATGGTGACGAAAAGCCCTGGTGCTTTGTCAGTGTGAATAACAAATTGAAGTGGGACTTCTGTGATGTATCTGCGTGCTCAAAAACAG CACAGTCCTCTGGGAATACAGTCACCAAGAATTCTGCAGCGGCTAGCAGACCTAATACATGTGGAAGACCAGAGACAGAAAGACCATTAAAGAGAATCTATGGAGGTGCCAAGTCAACTCCTGGCAAACATCCGTGGCAAGCCTCTGTTCAGAGGAAGGTTTCAAGGGGCATATTTTTCCCCAAAGGACACTTCTGTGGAGGAGTACTGATTGAACCATGTTGGGTTCTTACTGCGGCACACTGTGTTTT GACAGATGCCCACACCCTTGAAGTGGTCCTTGGGAAAAAAGATCTCCTTAGGAAAGAGCATTATGAACAGAAGTTTGATGTGGAAAAGATAATTATACATGGACACTATGAAGAAATTGAGGATGTCCCATACAATGATATTG CTTTGTTGAAGTTGAAACCAATTGATGGCCACTGTGCAGTGGAAACAAGATACGTCAAACGAGTGTGCTTGCCTGATTCTGcttttcctgatgacacagaatGCTATATATCAGGTTGGGGAGAAACTGAAACAG GTGAATCATCTCATCAGCTGTTAGATGCCAGAGTAAAGCTGATTTCCCAGGTGCGGTGTAACGCACGAAGTGCACATAATAACAGACTGGATGAAAGCATGCTTTGTGCAGGAAATCTTCAGAGAACAAGCGCTGATACTTGTCAG GGAGATTCAGGAGGCCCTCTAACCTGCATGAAAAATGGCTCTTATTATGTCTATGGAATTGTGAGCTGGGGAGAACACTGTGGGTTAAGACAAAAACCTGGAGTCTATACCCACGTGATAAGATTTCTCAACTGGATTCGTACAAAAATTCAACGCGAGTCTAGCTTTGATATCTAG